A region of Acidisarcina sp. DNA encodes the following proteins:
- a CDS encoding GNAT family N-acetyltransferase, producing MNQPPDPAFPGLRIRPMLASDLPAVLEMDRTTPRAPHWGLLDYQNCLQAAEAPAEAVKGLLRRAWVAECGGDALGDELSGILGFAVVRGVAVGAQFECELESLVVRPEAQRRGVGSTLLAGAIHHLRAAGASLFLLEVRPSNLPAIRLYERFGFTLAGLRKGYYAGQNGMPSEDALLMQLSF from the coding sequence ATGAACCAGCCTCCTGATCCGGCATTTCCCGGTCTGCGGATCCGCCCCATGCTGGCGAGCGACCTGCCGGCTGTGCTGGAGATGGATCGCACCACGCCTCGAGCGCCCCACTGGGGCTTGCTGGATTACCAGAACTGCTTGCAGGCTGCAGAAGCCCCCGCAGAGGCAGTAAAGGGCCTTCTGCGCCGCGCCTGGGTGGCGGAATGCGGTGGTGACGCGCTGGGGGATGAGCTGAGTGGCATCCTGGGCTTCGCCGTGGTCCGCGGCGTGGCCGTGGGCGCTCAATTTGAGTGCGAACTGGAGTCGCTGGTCGTGCGTCCTGAGGCGCAGCGCCGTGGCGTGGGGAGCACGCTGCTCGCCGGGGCGATCCACCACCTGAGGGCCGCAGGCGCCTCCCTGTTCCTGCTCGAAGTGCGCCCTTCCAACCTGCCGGCAATCCGCCTGTATGAGCGCTTCGGATTCACTCTGGCAGGCCTGCGAAAAGGTTATTATGCCGGCCAAAATGGTATGCCATCCGAGGACGCTCTATTGATGCAACTGAGCTTCTGA
- a CDS encoding PLP-dependent aspartate aminotransferase family protein, with product MTKDAKTGFSTRAIHAGQAPEARTGAVNVPIYATSTFAQDEIGKSKGYEYSRLANPTSDALEESLRVLEGGTSAHCFGSGMAAITALVTMLHSGDHVICGSSIYGGVPRLFNEIVAHYGIEFTYADSADPEKIRAALRPNTRLVHVETPTNPLLSLTDIHALAEICHAAGVELSVDNTFMSPYFQRPIEFGADIVMHSTTKFLNGHSDGLGGVLVGTRPEHRKRFSFVKKCTGAILSPFEAYLVLRGVKTLALRMRQHDANGRAVAAYLDQHPKVSRVFYPGLPSHPQYDLARRQMSGFGSLLTFDTGSFANASALQRRLRLCILGDSLGGVETLMSHPASMTHAALGEEGRAKIGITDGMLRMSVGVEDVEDILGDLEQALAGV from the coding sequence ATGACGAAAGACGCGAAAACAGGCTTCTCCACCCGTGCGATTCACGCTGGCCAGGCACCGGAGGCACGCACCGGCGCGGTGAATGTGCCCATTTATGCAACCTCCACCTTCGCGCAGGATGAGATCGGCAAGAGCAAGGGATACGAGTACTCCCGCCTTGCCAACCCCACCAGCGATGCCCTGGAGGAGAGCCTGCGCGTGCTCGAGGGCGGAACGAGTGCGCATTGCTTTGGCAGCGGCATGGCGGCGATCACGGCTCTTGTCACCATGCTGCACAGTGGCGACCATGTGATTTGCGGCTCCTCTATATATGGCGGGGTGCCGCGTCTTTTTAACGAGATCGTGGCCCACTACGGCATCGAATTTACGTACGCCGATAGCGCGGACCCGGAGAAGATTCGTGCTGCGCTGCGGCCGAATACCCGGCTGGTACACGTCGAAACGCCCACCAACCCGCTGTTGTCGCTGACGGATATTCACGCCCTTGCGGAGATCTGCCATGCGGCCGGGGTGGAGTTGAGCGTGGACAATACCTTCATGTCGCCATACTTTCAGCGTCCCATTGAGTTTGGCGCCGATATCGTGATGCACTCCACGACGAAATTTCTGAATGGCCACAGCGACGGACTTGGCGGCGTGCTCGTCGGCACGCGTCCGGAGCATCGGAAACGCTTCTCCTTTGTGAAGAAGTGTACCGGTGCGATTCTCTCGCCATTTGAGGCCTATCTCGTGTTGCGCGGCGTCAAGACGCTGGCTCTGCGTATGCGGCAACACGATGCCAATGGCCGCGCCGTGGCTGCGTATCTTGACCAGCATCCTAAGGTCTCCAGGGTCTTCTACCCGGGGCTGCCCTCGCATCCGCAATATGATCTGGCACGGCGGCAGATGTCCGGCTTCGGATCGCTGCTCACCTTCGACACGGGATCCTTTGCCAATGCCAGCGCGCTGCAGCGGCGCCTGCGCCTTTGCATCCTGGGGGATTCGCTCGGCGGAGTGGAGACCCTGATGTCGCACCCTGCCAGCATGACTCATGCTGCTCTTGGCGAAGAGGGACGGGCGAAGATCGGAATCACCGATGGCATGCTGCGCATGTCGGTTGGCGTGGAAGATGTCGAGGATATCCTTGGCGATCTTGAGCAGGCGCTTGCCGGCGTGTAA
- a CDS encoding phosphatidylserine decarboxylase family protein has protein sequence MVRDGYYYGIGLLAVAVLVYLLTHGWIWALIPVLLALFFLWFFRDPERAIPAEQGLIVSPADGLVSEVANINTPDGPRQRISIFLSVFDVHVNRSPITGTLQQVRYQKGKYLNAMNPASADQNEQNIVTVEGEGVEVVFKQIAGLLARRIVFNYKVGDRVERGGRVGLIKFGSRVDVVLPANVRIRVAKGQRVKGGSSILGEIIPAGGTMPATDKAVEALV, from the coding sequence ATGGTGCGTGACGGTTATTACTACGGAATAGGTCTGCTTGCGGTTGCTGTCCTCGTGTATCTGCTCACGCATGGATGGATCTGGGCTTTGATTCCAGTGCTGCTGGCATTGTTTTTCCTCTGGTTCTTCCGCGATCCTGAGCGGGCCATTCCTGCGGAGCAGGGATTGATTGTCTCTCCGGCGGATGGCCTGGTGAGCGAAGTCGCAAATATCAACACTCCCGACGGTCCCCGCCAGCGAATCAGCATTTTTCTCAGCGTCTTTGACGTGCATGTCAACCGCAGTCCCATCACCGGGACGCTGCAACAGGTGCGGTATCAGAAGGGCAAATATCTCAATGCAATGAATCCCGCCTCCGCCGACCAGAACGAGCAGAACATTGTGACGGTGGAAGGAGAAGGCGTTGAGGTTGTCTTCAAGCAGATCGCCGGGCTGCTGGCGCGCCGCATTGTCTTCAATTACAAGGTTGGCGATCGCGTCGAGCGCGGCGGCCGCGTTGGGCTCATCAAATTTGGCTCGCGTGTGGACGTGGTGCTGCCCGCCAATGTGCGCATCCGAGTGGCTAAGGGGCAGCGGGTCAAGGGGGGATCTTCGATCCTCGGCGAAATCATTCCCGCTGGGGGTACCATGCCTGCAACGGATAAAGCAGTGGAGGCATTGGTTTGA
- a CDS encoding acyl-CoA dehydrogenase yields MSIPAMEAARNPFTATQEQQQLRKEIRDFAAREILPNVMRWDEASEFPGDLIRQLGRMGLMGILLPAEYGGSDLGYVEYVLAVEELSAVDASIGIIVASHNSLCTNHIFLVANEAQKRRYLPRLATAEALGAWALTEPGSGSDAASARTTAVRKGDRWVLNGNKTFITNGHYADISVVIAVTDRDKGTRGLSAFVVEKGTPGFRPGKKENKLGLRASDTSELIFEDCEIPAENLLGMEGEGFIDAMRVLDGGRISIAALSLGIAKGAFEAALEYSEQRRQFGHAIAEFQGIQWKLADMATQLDAARLLTHRAAVMKDAGEKTTLESSMAKLYASEVAVRICDEAVQIHGGYGFIKDYPVEKFYRDVKLCTIGEGTSEIQRMVIARELLRK; encoded by the coding sequence ATGTCTATTCCTGCAATGGAAGCAGCACGGAATCCCTTCACCGCCACCCAGGAGCAACAGCAGTTGCGCAAGGAGATCCGCGATTTTGCCGCGCGTGAGATCCTGCCCAATGTCATGCGCTGGGACGAGGCGAGTGAGTTTCCCGGCGATCTGATTCGCCAGCTTGGCCGCATGGGCCTGATGGGAATTCTGTTGCCCGCCGAGTATGGCGGTTCCGATCTTGGCTATGTGGAGTACGTGCTTGCCGTGGAAGAGTTGTCGGCGGTCGACGCGTCGATTGGCATCATCGTCGCTTCGCACAATTCGCTCTGCACGAATCACATCTTTCTGGTCGCTAACGAGGCGCAAAAGCGGCGTTATCTGCCGCGACTGGCAACGGCGGAGGCGCTGGGGGCCTGGGCATTGACCGAACCCGGCTCGGGATCGGATGCGGCGAGTGCCCGCACCACCGCTGTCCGCAAAGGGGATCGATGGGTGCTCAATGGCAACAAGACCTTCATCACCAATGGACACTATGCCGATATCTCCGTCGTTATTGCGGTCACCGACCGCGATAAAGGCACCCGCGGACTCTCCGCCTTTGTCGTCGAAAAGGGCACGCCCGGTTTCCGCCCGGGCAAGAAGGAGAACAAGCTGGGCCTGCGCGCCAGCGATACCTCTGAGCTGATCTTCGAAGATTGTGAGATTCCCGCGGAAAACCTGCTGGGCATGGAAGGGGAAGGCTTCATCGATGCCATGCGCGTGCTCGATGGCGGACGCATTTCGATTGCGGCGCTTTCGCTTGGAATCGCCAAAGGCGCGTTTGAAGCGGCGCTCGAATACTCCGAGCAGCGACGGCAGTTCGGCCATGCCATCGCGGAGTTCCAGGGAATCCAGTGGAAACTCGCCGATATGGCCACGCAGTTGGACGCAGCCCGCCTGCTGACCCACCGTGCAGCCGTGATGAAGGATGCAGGCGAGAAGACGACGCTGGAGTCTTCGATGGCGAAGCTCTACGCGAGCGAGGTCGCTGTGCGCATCTGCGATGAGGCGGTGCAGATACACGGCGGTTACGGGTTCATCAAGGACTACCCGGTCGAGAAGTTCTACCGCGACGTCAAGCTTTGCACCATCGGAGAAGGCACCAGCGAAATCCAGCGCATGGTGATTGCCCGTGAGCTGCTGCGGAAGTAG
- a CDS encoding VWA domain-containing protein produces MAVLTGLLFAASIWASPHAIAVAQMAAPTTAQKPAAEVQPPLDVDRDPVRSPDAAGTSPVTPPDSNAGSGDITRSSSGGFTLRRDVDEVILNVTVLDDSNHLVNTLGKQDFTLSEDGVRQTITSFQHEDIPVSMGMVVDNSGSMLHKRAGVNAAALDLVKASNPHDEAFIVNFSDEAFIDQDFTSDVNKLREGLSHIDSKGGTALYDAVVASADQLAKYGTRPKQVLLIITDGEDNASTLTLEQTIRRIQELQGPIVYSIGLLFGDENSSRENRRAKRALQLLSSETGGVAYFPKSLNQVDEIASEVARDIRNQYTLGYHSTKPASEGGYRLIHLEAKARGGGKLTVRTRTGYYPRGVKGAPVKTATGTGR; encoded by the coding sequence TTGGCAGTCTTAACGGGTCTTCTGTTTGCCGCTTCTATCTGGGCTTCGCCGCACGCCATCGCCGTTGCGCAGATGGCGGCTCCAACCACTGCGCAAAAACCGGCGGCTGAGGTACAACCACCGCTTGACGTAGATCGCGACCCGGTGCGTTCTCCTGATGCCGCGGGAACTTCACCCGTCACGCCTCCTGATTCCAATGCCGGCTCCGGCGACATTACCCGCAGTTCGTCGGGCGGATTCACCCTGCGCCGCGATGTGGACGAGGTGATTCTCAACGTCACCGTGCTCGATGACAGCAATCACCTGGTCAATACCCTCGGCAAGCAGGACTTTACCCTCTCCGAGGACGGCGTCCGTCAGACGATCACCTCCTTCCAGCACGAGGACATACCGGTATCCATGGGCATGGTGGTGGACAATTCAGGATCCATGCTGCATAAGCGCGCCGGCGTCAATGCCGCCGCTCTGGATCTGGTGAAGGCATCGAATCCTCACGACGAGGCCTTCATTGTGAACTTCTCCGATGAGGCATTCATCGATCAGGACTTCACCTCGGACGTGAACAAACTCCGCGAGGGCCTGAGCCATATCGACTCCAAGGGCGGTACCGCGCTCTACGATGCGGTGGTGGCCTCGGCGGATCAGCTTGCCAAGTACGGCACGCGGCCGAAGCAGGTGCTTCTCATCATCACCGATGGCGAAGACAATGCCTCCACTCTGACGCTGGAGCAGACCATCCGCAGGATTCAGGAGCTGCAGGGGCCCATTGTTTACTCCATCGGGTTGCTCTTCGGCGACGAAAACAGCAGCCGCGAAAACCGCCGCGCCAAGCGTGCCTTGCAGCTTCTCTCCAGTGAGACAGGCGGGGTGGCGTACTTTCCAAAATCTCTCAACCAGGTGGACGAGATCGCCTCCGAGGTCGCCCGCGATATCCGCAATCAGTACACTCTCGGATACCACTCCACCAAGCCCGCAAGCGAAGGCGGGTATCGGTTGATCCACCTTGAGGCCAAGGCCCGGGGTGGCGGAAAGCTCACCGTGCGCACCCGCACCGGCTACTACCCGCGAGGGGTAAAGGGAGCCCCCGTTAAGACCGCAACCGGCACCGGAAGATGA
- a CDS encoding DUF465 domain-containing protein, producing the protein MDQEIDGQLLSVELHRLEQEHHDYAEQLESLVHKRYLSEDEKIEEVRLKKLKLHLKDQITAKRNQHATLNLV; encoded by the coding sequence ATGGATCAGGAAATCGACGGACAACTGCTCAGCGTGGAATTGCACCGGTTGGAGCAGGAACATCATGACTACGCTGAGCAGCTTGAGAGCCTTGTGCACAAACGTTACCTCTCCGAAGACGAAAAAATTGAAGAAGTCCGCCTGAAAAAACTCAAACTTCACCTCAAGGATCAAATCACCGCTAAGCGAAATCAGCACGCAACGCTGAACCTGGTTTAA
- the tsaB gene encoding tRNA (adenosine(37)-N6)-threonylcarbamoyltransferase complex dimerization subunit type 1 TsaB produces the protein MIDHARILLFDTCGSEGGVVLAEVRSGQAKTLAEATIAGKTFAAELIPAISGLLQRANLRLADLDALAVVHGPGSFTGVRIGVSTAKGLVEAEAIPLIAISRLAVLDRLSGVQGRTLAILDAGRGEFYAGIYEQRKRIHEALMTRDEVLAAAAGQPATLLVCEESSQAAFAALTPVVLAPPAPAAALPLALERLEARDFDDPALLDGNYLRRSDAEIFSRQARDMEARRRSMDAASQNPVPDEPAS, from the coding sequence ATGATCGACCACGCCAGAATTCTTCTTTTTGATACTTGCGGATCCGAGGGCGGCGTCGTGCTCGCAGAGGTTCGCAGCGGCCAGGCGAAGACGCTTGCCGAGGCGACCATTGCCGGCAAGACCTTTGCTGCGGAGCTGATCCCCGCCATCTCCGGCCTGTTGCAACGGGCGAACCTTCGACTGGCCGATCTGGACGCTCTCGCTGTCGTGCATGGTCCGGGGAGCTTTACCGGTGTGCGCATCGGCGTCAGCACCGCCAAAGGGCTGGTTGAGGCAGAGGCGATTCCGCTTATCGCCATCTCCCGGCTGGCGGTGCTGGACCGTCTTTCCGGTGTGCAGGGCCGGACGCTTGCGATTCTCGATGCCGGCCGGGGCGAGTTTTACGCCGGGATTTATGAACAACGCAAGCGCATCCACGAAGCATTGATGACCCGCGATGAAGTTCTGGCTGCGGCCGCCGGACAACCCGCTACGCTGCTTGTCTGCGAGGAGAGTTCGCAGGCTGCCTTTGCTGCGCTTACACCGGTAGTGCTGGCGCCGCCCGCTCCCGCCGCCGCTCTTCCGCTTGCCCTGGAGCGCCTTGAGGCGCGTGACTTTGACGACCCTGCGCTCCTCGATGGCAACTACCTGAGACGTTCGGATGCTGAGATCTTCTCCCGCCAGGCCCGCGACATGGAGGCCAGGCGCAGAAGCATGGATGCTGCCAGCCAGAATCCGGTTCCAGATGAACCAGCCTCCTGA
- a CDS encoding VOC family protein, which translates to MPNPFVHIELSTTDVDKAKAFYSKLFDWSLQDMPMPSGTYTMIDVGKGTGGGMMKQQMPGAPSMWVPYVEVGDIHTSTAQAKTLGANVLLDSEQVPDVGWISIFIDPTGACIGMFMKKQD; encoded by the coding sequence ATGCCGAATCCTTTTGTGCACATTGAACTCAGCACAACCGATGTAGACAAAGCCAAGGCCTTCTATTCCAAGCTCTTTGACTGGAGCTTGCAGGACATGCCGATGCCCAGCGGCACCTATACCATGATCGACGTTGGAAAAGGCACCGGAGGGGGGATGATGAAGCAGCAGATGCCGGGCGCGCCCTCGATGTGGGTTCCCTATGTCGAAGTTGGAGACATCCACACCTCGACCGCACAGGCCAAAACCCTGGGCGCGAATGTACTTCTCGATTCTGAGCAGGTGCCGGACGTGGGGTGGATCAGCATATTCATCGATCCGACCGGCGCCTGCATCGGAATGTTTATGAAGAAGCAGGACTGA
- a CDS encoding VWA domain-containing protein: MALIRGFTGPRGKGFLAGIATASTLSSMSSPGFGTSHCGTSYGALRMRLVMMGLALALAGALPLRAQEDTLNKVHIDPPVPPPATAASPATAPTEPTVAAADASSLRARPGQRIRVDVNLVLVPVTVTDPLNRLVTGLDREDFFVYDNNSLQKIKSFSCEDAPVSIGIVFDLSGSMSNKVARAKDSIIEFLKTANPQDEFFVIGFNDRPELIEDFTSSIEDIQARLMTVRAGHRTALLDAIYFGMNKMKQAKYERKAILVVSDGGDNRSRYTEGEVRSQVREGDVQMYSIGIFDPYAATTEEKLGPMLLQELSEETGGRLFKVDDLADMGDMAIKISVELRNEYVIGYNPNDTKRDGKWRKLKVKLVPPQGLPPLTVHARTGYYAPLQ, translated from the coding sequence ATGGCGCTCATCAGGGGTTTTACAGGTCCACGGGGCAAGGGATTTCTCGCTGGAATCGCCACCGCCAGCACGCTGTCGAGCATGTCTTCCCCAGGCTTCGGCACTTCACATTGTGGCACCAGCTACGGCGCTCTGCGCATGCGCCTTGTGATGATGGGATTGGCGCTTGCGCTGGCCGGCGCCCTTCCACTCCGTGCCCAGGAAGATACTCTTAACAAAGTACACATTGATCCTCCAGTCCCCCCGCCAGCAACCGCCGCTTCACCGGCAACCGCTCCAACGGAACCAACCGTCGCAGCGGCGGATGCATCGTCTCTCCGCGCCAGGCCGGGGCAGCGCATTCGCGTGGACGTCAACCTCGTCCTGGTGCCGGTCACGGTCACCGATCCGCTCAACCGGCTGGTCACCGGACTGGATAGAGAAGATTTCTTTGTTTACGACAACAACAGTCTGCAGAAGATCAAAAGCTTCTCCTGCGAAGACGCCCCTGTCTCGATAGGGATCGTCTTCGACTTGAGCGGGAGCATGTCCAACAAAGTGGCGCGGGCCAAGGACTCCATTATCGAGTTCCTCAAGACCGCGAATCCGCAGGATGAATTCTTCGTCATCGGATTTAATGACCGTCCTGAGCTGATCGAGGACTTCACCTCATCTATCGAGGACATACAAGCCCGTCTGATGACGGTTCGGGCGGGACACCGCACCGCCTTGCTCGATGCCATTTATTTCGGGATGAACAAGATGAAGCAGGCCAAATATGAGCGCAAAGCCATCCTGGTGGTCAGCGACGGGGGCGATAACCGAAGCCGCTACACCGAGGGCGAGGTGCGCTCGCAAGTCCGTGAAGGAGATGTGCAGATGTACTCCATCGGCATCTTTGACCCCTATGCGGCCACGACGGAAGAGAAGCTCGGACCCATGCTTTTGCAGGAGTTAAGCGAGGAGACGGGCGGCCGGCTGTTCAAAGTTGACGATCTCGCGGACATGGGCGATATGGCGATCAAGATCAGCGTTGAGCTGCGAAACGAATATGTGATCGGCTACAACCCAAATGACACCAAGCGGGACGGCAAGTGGCGTAAATTGAAGGTAAAGCTGGTGCCGCCCCAGGGACTGCCCCCGCTTACCGTCCATGCCCGAACCGGATACTATGCACCTCTGCAGTAA
- a CDS encoding DHA2 family efflux MFS transporter permease subunit, with translation MASTSIPADQVDGTPPLSFHDTWRPRANPWLIAITVTLATFMEALDSSIANVALPHIAGSLSASTDEGTWVLTSYLVSNAVVLPISGWISNRIGRKRFYMMCVLLFTVTSFLCGLAPSLGMLVLFRVIQGAAGGGLQPSEQAILADTFPPAKRSMAFAVYGMAVVLAPAIGPTVGGWITDNYSWRWLFFLNIPVGIISLYFTRKLVEDPPYLDSYKKKRIPIDYYGLGLLVVGIGALQMMLDKGQEDDWFSSRFIVTCAFAAAITLLLFLVRELTTEHPIVDLQLFRNRNFAMTQLVMFMVGASLYSTTVLIPQFLQQLMGYTAERSGMAISVGGLVLMVLFPLAGFVTTRFDPRFIVTCGFLVTTMGLLRMTNLNLGIGFMTAVSWRAVIACGLPFLFVPINTMCYIGIPQNKNNEVSGMNSLMRNLGGSVGISFVTTLIARRAQTHQAMLSANIAPGSPAYQNMLGSMTGAFHQKGWATPDAAYHAGGQLYRMMLTQSYTLAYVDTIWVLVLMTACLIPIPYLMQRPKKGHASAPMH, from the coding sequence TTGGCTTCTACCAGCATCCCGGCAGATCAGGTCGACGGCACTCCGCCACTGTCTTTCCATGACACATGGAGGCCGCGCGCGAATCCCTGGCTGATTGCGATCACCGTTACCCTCGCCACGTTCATGGAGGCGCTGGACTCCTCCATCGCCAACGTGGCGCTGCCGCATATTGCCGGGAGCCTTTCCGCCAGCACAGACGAGGGCACGTGGGTTCTGACCTCCTACCTGGTGTCGAATGCAGTCGTGCTGCCGATCAGCGGGTGGATCTCCAACCGCATCGGGCGCAAGCGTTTTTACATGATGTGCGTGCTGCTGTTCACCGTGACTTCGTTCCTCTGCGGGCTGGCGCCGTCGCTGGGCATGCTGGTGCTCTTCCGCGTGATTCAGGGTGCAGCAGGAGGAGGGCTGCAACCGAGCGAACAGGCTATCCTGGCCGACACCTTTCCCCCGGCCAAGCGAAGCATGGCCTTCGCGGTATATGGCATGGCGGTAGTGCTGGCTCCGGCCATCGGGCCTACCGTCGGCGGCTGGATCACGGATAACTACAGCTGGCGCTGGCTCTTCTTCCTCAACATCCCGGTAGGAATCATCTCGCTATACTTCACCCGCAAGCTGGTGGAAGATCCGCCATATCTCGATAGCTACAAGAAGAAGCGCATTCCGATCGATTACTACGGCCTGGGGCTGCTGGTCGTGGGCATCGGAGCGCTGCAGATGATGCTCGACAAGGGGCAGGAAGATGACTGGTTCAGCTCGCGCTTTATCGTAACCTGCGCCTTCGCTGCGGCCATCACCCTGCTTCTGTTCCTGGTGCGGGAGTTGACAACGGAGCACCCGATTGTGGATCTGCAGCTCTTCCGCAATCGCAATTTTGCGATGACGCAACTGGTCATGTTCATGGTGGGCGCTTCGCTGTATTCCACCACGGTGCTGATTCCGCAATTTCTGCAGCAGTTGATGGGCTACACCGCCGAGCGCTCCGGCATGGCGATCTCAGTGGGCGGGCTGGTCCTGATGGTGCTCTTTCCGCTGGCGGGATTCGTGACCACGCGTTTCGATCCGCGCTTCATTGTCACCTGCGGCTTCCTCGTCACCACCATGGGGCTTCTGAGGATGACCAACCTGAACCTCGGCATCGGCTTTATGACCGCTGTGAGCTGGCGTGCCGTGATCGCCTGCGGACTGCCCTTCCTCTTCGTGCCGATCAACACGATGTGCTACATCGGAATTCCGCAGAACAAAAATAACGAAGTCAGCGGCATGAATTCGCTGATGCGCAACCTGGGTGGCAGCGTGGGAATCTCGTTCGTGACAACGCTGATCGCCCGCCGCGCACAGACGCATCAGGCAATGCTTTCCGCCAACATCGCGCCGGGGTCGCCCGCCTATCAGAACATGCTTGGGAGCATGACCGGCGCGTTCCACCAGAAAGGCTGGGCCACCCCGGATGCGGCCTACCATGCCGGGGGCCAGCTCTACCGCATGATGCTGACGCAGTCTTACACGCTGGCTTACGTGGACACGATATGGGTTCTGGTGCTGATGACTGCGTGCCTGATCCCGATTCCCTACCTGATGCAGCGGCCAAAGAAGGGCCACGCATCCGCACCCATGCACTAG
- the meaB gene encoding methylmalonyl Co-A mutase-associated GTPase MeaB — protein MERLRSGDVRALARSISLVENQSSLATEILACCFPYSGKALRIGITGAPGAGKSTLVDQLARDLRAAGKTIGVLAVDPTSPYSGGAILGDRIRMQEHFNDAGFYLRSMATRGALGGLARASADAATVLEASGKDVLLMETVGVGQDEIDIVRLADITVVVLVPGMGDDVQSLKAGILEIADIFVINKSDREGADRVEKEIRGMQSLAARHGDWVPPILRTVATSGSGIPELLAAIRQCHQRLQTEAGWKTRRQAFWRERLREMMRHELLLELGRRGFSEDGLAHHAEEVEAGMENPYRLVPRLVSEVFPAEGRTQPGGSGLPAIDHLGIAVKSLEAATSFYALLGLQAGEEEHIEREQVRLAMIQLGESRIELLEPTSEDSPVGRFLARRGEGLHHLALRVENIESHLAELKRRGVRLVSDTVQIGAGGHLYFFVHPGSTGGVLLEICQHLPEKP, from the coding sequence GTGGAACGCCTGCGCTCGGGCGATGTGCGCGCCCTCGCCCGGTCGATCTCGCTGGTGGAGAACCAATCTTCGTTGGCCACCGAGATTCTGGCCTGCTGCTTTCCTTACTCCGGCAAGGCTCTGCGCATCGGCATTACAGGAGCACCAGGGGCGGGGAAGAGCACCCTGGTCGACCAGTTGGCCCGCGATCTCCGTGCTGCCGGCAAGACCATCGGCGTACTGGCCGTTGATCCCACCAGCCCCTACTCCGGTGGTGCAATCCTCGGCGACCGCATCCGCATGCAGGAACACTTCAACGACGCCGGGTTCTACCTGCGCAGCATGGCGACGCGCGGAGCCCTCGGCGGCCTGGCCCGCGCCTCCGCCGATGCAGCCACGGTGCTGGAGGCCAGTGGCAAAGATGTCCTGCTGATGGAAACCGTAGGCGTCGGCCAGGACGAGATCGACATTGTCCGCCTCGCCGATATCACCGTGGTGGTGCTCGTGCCCGGCATGGGAGACGATGTCCAGAGCCTCAAGGCAGGCATCCTGGAAATTGCCGATATATTCGTCATCAACAAGAGCGACCGGGAGGGCGCAGACCGCGTCGAGAAAGAGATCCGGGGCATGCAATCGCTCGCCGCCCGCCACGGGGATTGGGTGCCGCCCATCCTCCGCACCGTTGCCACCAGCGGGTCCGGCATTCCTGAACTGCTCGCAGCCATCCGCCAGTGCCACCAGCGGCTGCAAACGGAGGCAGGCTGGAAGACGCGTCGCCAGGCCTTCTGGCGCGAGCGGTTGCGGGAGATGATGCGACACGAGTTGCTGCTTGAGCTGGGCCGCCGGGGATTCAGCGAAGATGGCCTTGCTCATCACGCGGAAGAAGTTGAAGCGGGAATGGAGAATCCCTACCGGCTGGTGCCGCGGCTGGTCAGCGAAGTCTTTCCCGCAGAGGGCAGGACGCAGCCCGGTGGCTCAGGACTGCCTGCAATCGACCATCTGGGGATCGCCGTCAAAAGTCTGGAAGCTGCGACGAGTTTTTACGCGCTCCTCGGCCTCCAGGCCGGGGAAGAGGAACATATCGAGCGGGAGCAGGTGCGGCTCGCAATGATCCAACTTGGGGAAAGCCGCATCGAGTTACTGGAGCCCACCAGCGAAGATTCCCCTGTAGGCCGTTTTCTTGCACGTCGCGGAGAGGGCCTCCATCATCTTGCCCTTCGCGTGGAGAACATCGAGTCGCACCTGGCGGAGTTGAAGCGCCGGGGCGTGCGCCTGGTTTCGGACACCGTGCAGATCGGGGCAGGGGGGCACCTCTACTTCTTTGTCCATCCCGGCAGCACCGGCGGCGTGCTGCTCGAAATCTGCCAGCATCTACCGGAGAAACCATGA